In the Clostridia bacterium genome, one interval contains:
- a CDS encoding efflux RND transporter periplasmic adaptor subunit, producing the protein MGKAESGRAPGRKARRSTAVAVLALALALGSAGCGLGGGVATEAGKGEEAVAVEVATVEQGDLVRQVEFAAQVRGSQELSVAAKVQGQVHEVLVDIGDRVRAGQVLARLDSADIETQLRAAEAAVTVAESALDLAKAGPSEAQLRTLQAQLAQAEADWKRIDYLYQEGAVSQQQWEQARMGYEVAQANLEAAYPREEQIRQLEAQVEQARAQADALRAQLRHYVITSPIAGVIISRSIDLGSLVSPGVPLFTVVQLDPAVLEIVVGEKEVNYLEVGREVQVVVPALGSEPLAGRVVAVSPGLVSTLGGYRVRVEVANPKHTLKSGMAARVRLPLDRLPGRLLVPLGALVDRGHGTVVFVVQEGRAVERPVEVEATGEGRAALRSGVQEGEQIVVRGQEFLQSNDPVRVVASDRGDQS; encoded by the coding sequence GTGGGGAAAGCGGAGTCGGGCCGGGCGCCCGGGCGCAAAGCTCGGCGGAGCACGGCGGTAGCGGTACTGGCGCTGGCCCTGGCCCTGGGCTCGGCGGGGTGCGGCCTGGGCGGGGGCGTTGCCACCGAAGCTGGCAAGGGCGAGGAGGCGGTGGCGGTAGAGGTGGCCACCGTAGAGCAGGGAGACCTGGTGCGGCAGGTGGAGTTCGCCGCGCAGGTGCGTGGTTCCCAGGAACTCAGCGTGGCGGCCAAGGTGCAGGGGCAGGTGCACGAGGTTCTGGTGGACATAGGTGACCGGGTGCGCGCGGGCCAGGTGCTGGCGCGCCTGGACAGCGCCGACATTGAGACTCAGCTGCGCGCTGCCGAAGCCGCGGTAACGGTGGCAGAAAGCGCTCTCGACCTGGCCAAGGCCGGGCCCTCGGAGGCGCAGCTTAGGACCCTTCAAGCTCAGCTGGCCCAGGCAGAGGCTGACTGGAAGCGCATTGACTACTTGTACCAGGAGGGAGCGGTTTCCCAGCAGCAGTGGGAGCAGGCCCGAATGGGTTACGAAGTAGCCCAGGCTAATCTTGAAGCTGCATATCCCCGGGAAGAGCAGATAAGACAGCTTGAGGCCCAGGTGGAGCAGGCCCGGGCCCAGGCCGACGCCCTGCGTGCCCAGTTGCGTCATTACGTAATTACCTCGCCCATCGCCGGAGTGATTATCTCCCGCTCGATCGATCTGGGCAGCCTGGTCAGCCCCGGCGTACCGCTCTTTACCGTGGTGCAACTGGATCCGGCGGTGCTGGAGATAGTGGTGGGGGAGAAAGAGGTTAATTACCTTGAGGTTGGCCGGGAAGTGCAAGTGGTGGTACCCGCCCTCGGGTCAGAACCCCTGGCGGGCCGGGTGGTGGCGGTGAGCCCTGGACTTGTTTCTACCCTGGGCGGCTACCGGGTGAGGGTGGAGGTAGCGAACCCCAAGCACACCTTAAAGTCGGGCATGGCGGCCCGGGTGCGGCTGCCCCTGGATAGGCTTCCCGGTAGGCTGCTGGTGCCCTTGGGTGCCCTGGTGGACCGGGGCCACGGCACGGTGGTCTTCGTGGTGCAGGAAGGCCGGGCGGTAGAGCGGCCGGTTGAAGTGGAGGCCACCGGTGAAGGCCGGGCGGCCCTGCGCTCCGGGGTGCAAGAGGGCGAACAGATAGTGGTGCGGGGCCAGGAATTCCTGCAGAGCAATGATCCGGTGCGGGTAGTGGCCTCCGACAGGGGGGACCAGTCTTGA
- a CDS encoding VTT domain-containing protein: MRCYSPSTKAPAIGREGRLTPAEDFLASFGPYALFAGFAALGMGIPLPMLVLFGSLGLMVDRGVLNQAEAVTLVFAATVTGDTAGYLLFYFGGRILLNRILKRFPPIRPQVEKVESWYRRYGLIAIVVFRWINWGQGQVIWLAGLSRLPAPRFVPVMAGVNLAWATAWSYIGLGFITLLQRLAPWFLAGALLLVAGLLLWLYLAWQGRLPAPAWLRTLRSALQNLEPSLSHPGERRE, translated from the coding sequence ATGAGATGCTATTCCCCAAGCACTAAGGCACCGGCGATCGGCCGGGAAGGGAGGCTGACCCCGGCGGAGGACTTTCTGGCCAGCTTTGGTCCTTACGCCCTATTTGCCGGTTTCGCGGCGTTAGGGATGGGCATCCCTCTGCCCATGCTGGTGCTTTTCGGCTCCCTCGGGCTGATGGTAGACAGGGGGGTCCTCAACCAGGCGGAGGCGGTAACCCTGGTATTTGCCGCCACCGTGACGGGAGACACGGCCGGCTACCTCCTCTTCTACTTCGGGGGCCGCATTCTGCTGAACCGGATCCTGAAGCGTTTTCCCCCCATACGGCCGCAGGTAGAGAAAGTAGAGAGCTGGTATCGACGGTACGGGCTCATCGCCATAGTGGTGTTTCGCTGGATAAACTGGGGCCAGGGACAGGTCATCTGGCTGGCCGGGCTCAGCCGCCTGCCCGCCCCCCGCTTTGTACCGGTGATGGCCGGGGTTAACCTGGCCTGGGCGACCGCCTGGAGCTACATCGGCCTCGGCTTTATCACCCTCCTGCAGAGACTGGCGCCCTGGTTTCTGGCCGGCGCGCTGCTGCTCGTCGCGGGCCTACTGCTGTGGCTCTACCTGGCATGGCAGGGCCGGCTGCCCGCGCCCGCCTGGCTACGCACGCTTCGGTCAGCCCTGCAGAACCTCGAGCCCTCGCTCTCCCACCCCGGTGAGCGGCGAGAATAA
- a CDS encoding HEPN domain-containing protein: protein MTNRTLAQSYLEKCKKRLKVLEVLLAEEAYSDVVREAQEVVELALKGLLRQIGVEPPKQHDVGGLVVEFKDRLPPVAARRAQKLATISKWLRKEREFAFYGDVDFIPTEEYTRRDAERAYRDARLVVETAEAVIAPAGKT from the coding sequence ATGACCAACCGCACCCTGGCCCAGAGCTACCTGGAGAAGTGCAAGAAGCGCCTAAAGGTCCTCGAGGTCCTACTGGCCGAGGAGGCCTATTCCGACGTGGTGCGCGAGGCCCAGGAGGTGGTAGAGCTGGCGCTTAAGGGCCTCCTGCGCCAGATCGGGGTGGAGCCGCCCAAGCAGCACGACGTCGGCGGCCTGGTGGTGGAGTTCAAAGACCGCTTGCCGCCGGTGGCGGCCCGGCGGGCCCAGAAGCTGGCGACCATCTCCAAGTGGCTGCGCAAGGAACGCGAGTTCGCCTTCTACGGCGACGTGGACTTCATTCCCACCGAGGAGTACACCCGCCGGGACGCGGAGCGGGCCTACCGAGACGCCCGCCTGGTGGTAGAGACGGCGGAAGCGGTAATCGCCCCGGCTGGCAAAACCTAG
- a CDS encoding TetR/AcrR family transcriptional regulator, translated as MAARRPQEERRRQILEAAAEVFARRGYYEAKVEEVAFRAGIGKGTVYEYFRSKRELFQAMLDHVGEYHLQVLKASLESAHSSQEKLGAVARAHLELLLEHRALARLAFYSPVILGPEIWSWVERQERALVALFSKIFREGLERGELRPVDEQVAARAFMGVLWSAGGSLICRPGALPGRPHPAEMAMTLVDLLWRGLARRR; from the coding sequence GTGGCGGCACGCAGGCCGCAGGAGGAGAGACGGCGCCAGATTCTGGAGGCGGCAGCGGAGGTTTTCGCCCGCCGCGGCTACTACGAGGCCAAGGTGGAAGAAGTGGCCTTCCGGGCCGGGATCGGCAAGGGCACCGTGTACGAGTACTTCCGCAGCAAGCGCGAACTGTTTCAGGCCATGCTGGATCACGTGGGCGAATATCACCTGCAGGTGCTCAAGGCCAGCCTGGAGTCCGCCCACAGCAGCCAGGAAAAACTCGGGGCCGTGGCCCGGGCGCACCTGGAATTGCTGCTTGAGCACCGGGCACTGGCGCGGCTTGCCTTTTACAGTCCGGTAATCCTGGGTCCGGAGATTTGGAGCTGGGTGGAAAGACAGGAAAGGGCGCTGGTGGCGCTATTCTCGAAAATCTTCCGGGAGGGACTGGAGAGGGGCGAGCTTCGCCCCGTAGACGAACAGGTAGCAGCACGGGCCTTTATGGGCGTACTTTGGAGCGCCGGAGGCAGCCTGATCTGCCGGCCGGGAGCGCTGCCCGGCCGGCCGCATCCGGCAGAGATGGCCATGACCCTGGTGGATCTGCTGTGGCGGGGCCTGGCCAGGCGAAGGTAG
- a CDS encoding nucleotidyltransferase domain-containing protein, which produces MPGRLQTTFARLLEAIVQAAREVYGERLVSLAVFGSVGRGTPRFDSDIDLLVVAAGLPRGRLARVREFSAVEARLAPALAQAATAGVDTVVNPVFKTPEEVAAGSLLFLDMVEDARLLYDRDGFLAGYLARLRKRLKELGAKRVRRGGAWYWLLKEDYRPGEVFEI; this is translated from the coding sequence GTGCCCGGCAGGCTGCAAACCACGTTTGCACGTCTTTTGGAGGCCATAGTCCAGGCGGCGCGTGAAGTCTACGGCGAACGGCTGGTGTCTCTGGCCGTCTTCGGCTCCGTGGGACGCGGGACGCCGCGCTTCGATTCGGATATCGACCTGCTGGTGGTGGCAGCCGGCCTTCCCCGGGGCCGGCTGGCCCGGGTACGGGAGTTCTCCGCCGTAGAGGCGCGCCTGGCGCCGGCCCTGGCCCAAGCGGCCACCGCCGGGGTGGACACGGTGGTGAACCCGGTGTTCAAGACCCCGGAGGAAGTGGCGGCCGGCAGCCTCCTGTTCCTGGATATGGTCGAGGACGCCCGCCTCCTCTACGACCGGGACGGCTTCCTGGCCGGGTATCTCGCCCGGTTGCGGAAGCGACTAAAGGAACTGGGGGCGAAAAGGGTGCGCCGGGGCGGCGCCTGGTACTGGCTGCTCAAGGAGGACTATAGGCCAGGGGAGGTCTTCGAGATATGA
- a CDS encoding DUF2889 domain-containing protein, whose product MPGLNHQEPPPGQPQVYHRQLVAGLWAVRDRELEVRVHRLDAWSEQAVSVVVGIRDFRIRRAALAVYRDASGKAFGTEEVPELCGITAYLGAAKEFRRALAGREQLDTWVDLLLESVKALLQGEHCVAVKRGYASLEAYERYFRETFSGTCVYYALPPEQVRSWPVYLAGQCRDRCFFIRSRTTSLWLAEEHLVTSTLVDSYQQLILRLELEPGGMVLRAKAHTTRAPDPACGLAAVQVSRLAGLDLLALDRHQIGELLAGPRGCIHLADLAVEAATLLRSVREMHMQAGADTDAARPEAGIAARRADRP is encoded by the coding sequence ATGCCTGGTCTGAACCACCAAGAACCCCCGCCGGGCCAGCCGCAGGTGTATCACCGACAATTGGTGGCAGGGCTCTGGGCAGTGCGCGATCGGGAGCTGGAGGTGCGGGTGCACCGTCTGGATGCCTGGTCCGAGCAGGCAGTTAGCGTAGTGGTGGGCATACGGGACTTTAGAATCCGGCGCGCGGCCCTGGCGGTCTACCGGGATGCCTCCGGCAAGGCCTTTGGCACCGAGGAGGTGCCGGAACTCTGCGGCATTACCGCCTACCTGGGGGCGGCCAAGGAATTCCGGCGGGCGCTCGCGGGCCGGGAACAACTCGATACCTGGGTAGATCTGCTGTTAGAAAGCGTGAAGGCCCTGCTCCAGGGTGAGCATTGCGTAGCCGTAAAGCGGGGGTATGCCTCGCTCGAAGCCTACGAGCGCTATTTTCGGGAAACGTTCTCCGGCACCTGCGTCTACTACGCCTTACCGCCGGAGCAGGTCCGGTCCTGGCCGGTCTACCTGGCGGGCCAGTGCCGCGATCGCTGTTTTTTCATACGGTCCCGCACCACAAGCCTATGGCTCGCCGAGGAACACCTGGTTACTTCTACCCTTGTAGATTCCTATCAACAGCTAATACTACGGCTGGAGCTGGAACCCGGTGGGATGGTCCTCCGAGCTAAGGCACACACCACCCGAGCTCCGGATCCCGCCTGCGGCCTGGCGGCGGTGCAGGTAAGCAGACTGGCAGGCCTTGACCTGCTGGCTCTGGACCGCCACCAGATCGGCGAACTGCTGGCAGGACCTCGGGGTTGCATCCACCTGGCCGATCTGGCGGTCGAGGCGGCAACCCTGTTGCGCTCGGTCCGGGAAATGCACATGCAGGCCGGAGCCGACACAGACGCCGCGAGACCAGAAGCTGGTATTGCAGCCCGGAGGGCAGACCGTCCCTGA
- a CDS encoding efflux RND transporter permease subunit — MSFLRGVVNRPVAVLMVVVALLLLGAVSLTGLKLDLLPQLQIPVAVVATSYPGAGPEEVEKLVTRPLEETLGTVNGVKSLYSYSSGGISLIILELAWGTDLDFAALDMREKIDLIQGLLPEGAEDPQVLKMDPTLMPVMQLAVGGSGDLRQLRAIAEEQIKSRLERVEGVASADVVGGWTREIAVLIDPAALAARGLSITQVVQSLQATNLSLSGGYLPAGEKEYLLKVTGEFTGWEEIRDVPLITGTGAVVRLADVATVEDTFADVEQASRINGQPCVALVINKRSDANPVEVARGVRAALKELEGELPPGMQVFTIFDQARYIETVLSNVLNQLVVGAVLAGLILFFFLRSLRSTLVLALAMPVSIITTFVLMRFGGLNLNLMTLGGLALGVGMMVDGGIVVLENIFRHREQGRQPAEAAVVGTGEVANAVTASILTNVVVFLPIVFTEGLAHELFSPLALTVSFALLASLLVAITVVPTLASRLSPSPAVTTGWIGSLGRRLERWQERYVKVLAWALGHRRRVILAAAVAVVVSLALTPVVGVELLPAMDQSLVYVTVELPRGSTMAETDRVARRIEEAAQSLPEVRTVATTLGSAYGQMGGSLGGRALETATVELELVPKNERRRSAEEVAEALRRQLADLAGARITVSGNALMGTGSSEYLQPLEIQIRGDDLDTLRKIADQVAERVRSIPGTREVKSSLEEGRPEAVVKVRAAEAARYGLTPAQVASTVRAAIQGQVATYYRVGGQEIAVRVRLPEEARSDLASLEGLLILTPTGARVPLSSVGEIEMGQGPTTIVRQDQSRLATVSGTLAAGYNLGRVTQQVHAALADLKLPAGYSLEFGGQVEQLTEAFGTLTVAFLIAVALVYMVMAAQFESLVHPFTIMLSLPLSVVGAVLGLLLTGRSFNITAFMGMVVLAGIVVNNAIVLIDYTNLLRRQGMEREEALLVAGARRLRPILMTALTTVLGMLPLTLGLGEGAEYQAPMATVIVGGLLTSTVLTLVVVPVAYSWLEDVGARFRRRRTA, encoded by the coding sequence TTGAGCTTTTTGCGCGGGGTGGTTAACCGCCCGGTAGCGGTGCTGATGGTAGTGGTGGCCCTGCTGTTGCTGGGTGCGGTATCGCTCACCGGGCTTAAACTTGACCTGCTTCCCCAGCTACAAATCCCCGTGGCCGTGGTGGCTACCAGTTACCCGGGCGCCGGTCCCGAGGAAGTGGAGAAGCTGGTGACCCGGCCCTTGGAGGAGACTCTGGGTACGGTGAACGGGGTCAAGAGCCTCTACTCCTATTCCAGCGGGGGTATTTCCCTAATCATCCTGGAGCTTGCCTGGGGTACGGACTTGGACTTTGCCGCCTTGGACATGCGGGAGAAGATCGACTTGATCCAGGGCCTATTGCCGGAAGGGGCTGAGGATCCCCAGGTGCTGAAGATGGACCCCACGCTCATGCCGGTGATGCAGCTGGCAGTGGGCGGAAGCGGGGACCTGAGGCAGCTCCGGGCGATAGCGGAGGAGCAAATCAAGAGCCGGCTGGAGAGGGTAGAAGGGGTAGCCTCCGCCGACGTGGTGGGCGGATGGACCCGGGAGATTGCGGTGCTAATAGACCCGGCCGCTCTGGCGGCCCGGGGACTCAGTATTACCCAGGTGGTGCAGTCACTTCAGGCCACGAATCTCAGCCTTTCCGGAGGTTACCTGCCGGCGGGAGAGAAGGAGTACCTGCTGAAGGTTACGGGCGAGTTCACCGGCTGGGAGGAGATCCGGGACGTTCCTTTGATTACCGGTACCGGAGCGGTGGTGCGTCTGGCGGACGTGGCCACGGTCGAGGATACCTTCGCCGATGTTGAGCAGGCGAGCCGCATCAACGGCCAGCCCTGCGTGGCTCTGGTAATCAACAAGCGAAGCGACGCCAACCCGGTGGAGGTGGCCCGAGGGGTGCGCGCCGCCCTGAAGGAACTGGAAGGCGAGCTGCCTCCGGGCATGCAGGTGTTTACCATCTTCGATCAGGCCCGGTACATAGAGACTGTTCTCAGCAACGTTCTTAATCAGCTGGTAGTAGGCGCCGTCCTGGCCGGCCTAATCCTTTTCTTCTTCCTGCGCAGCCTGCGCTCTACCCTGGTACTGGCTCTGGCCATGCCGGTATCCATAATTACCACCTTCGTCCTCATGCGCTTTGGTGGCCTCAATCTCAACCTCATGACCCTGGGCGGGTTGGCCCTGGGAGTAGGCATGATGGTGGACGGCGGCATAGTGGTGCTGGAGAACATCTTTCGTCACCGCGAACAGGGCAGGCAGCCGGCGGAAGCGGCGGTGGTAGGCACCGGCGAGGTGGCAAACGCGGTAACCGCCTCGATTCTGACCAACGTGGTGGTCTTTCTTCCCATAGTATTTACCGAGGGATTGGCCCACGAATTGTTCTCCCCTCTGGCCCTCACGGTATCCTTTGCCCTCCTGGCTTCGTTGCTGGTGGCCATAACTGTGGTGCCTACCCTGGCCTCCCGGCTTTCCCCCTCTCCGGCTGTGACCACCGGCTGGATAGGTAGCCTGGGGAGGAGGCTTGAACGTTGGCAAGAGCGCTATGTCAAAGTCCTGGCCTGGGCCCTGGGACACCGCCGGCGGGTGATACTGGCCGCAGCGGTGGCAGTAGTGGTAAGCCTGGCGCTCACTCCTGTGGTTGGGGTGGAACTGCTGCCGGCCATGGATCAGAGCCTTGTCTACGTGACCGTTGAGCTGCCGCGAGGCAGTACCATGGCGGAAACCGATCGGGTAGCCCGGCGCATAGAAGAGGCGGCCCAGTCCCTTCCCGAGGTACGTACCGTAGCTACCACGCTGGGAAGCGCATATGGCCAGATGGGCGGCAGCCTGGGCGGGCGCGCGTTGGAGACCGCCACGGTCGAACTGGAACTGGTTCCGAAGAATGAACGCCGCCGCTCTGCCGAGGAAGTAGCGGAGGCGCTGCGGCGTCAGTTGGCCGACCTTGCAGGCGCCCGGATCACGGTTTCCGGCAATGCTCTCATGGGCACGGGGAGTTCCGAGTACCTGCAACCGCTGGAAATCCAGATTCGGGGAGACGACCTGGATACCTTGCGGAAAATAGCAGATCAGGTAGCGGAGCGGGTGCGATCGATACCGGGCACGCGGGAGGTTAAGAGCTCCCTGGAGGAGGGTCGGCCAGAGGCGGTGGTCAAGGTGCGGGCGGCGGAGGCGGCCCGCTACGGCCTGACGCCGGCCCAGGTGGCATCGACCGTGCGCGCGGCGATACAGGGACAGGTGGCCACCTATTACCGGGTAGGGGGACAGGAGATTGCGGTAAGGGTGCGCCTGCCCGAAGAGGCGAGGTCGGATCTGGCTTCTCTAGAAGGCTTGCTTATTCTGACTCCCACCGGTGCACGCGTTCCCCTGAGCAGCGTGGGGGAAATAGAGATGGGGCAGGGACCCACTACCATCGTGCGTCAGGATCAATCTCGGCTGGCCACAGTAAGTGGTACCCTGGCCGCCGGATATAATCTTGGCCGCGTAACCCAGCAGGTGCATGCCGCCCTGGCGGACCTCAAGCTTCCCGCCGGCTACAGCCTGGAATTCGGCGGCCAGGTGGAGCAGTTGACCGAAGCCTTCGGGACGCTGACGGTAGCGTTCCTGATCGCCGTGGCTCTGGTATACATGGTAATGGCCGCCCAGTTCGAGTCTCTGGTTCATCCCTTTACCATCATGTTGAGCCTGCCCCTTTCCGTGGTGGGAGCGGTACTAGGATTGCTCTTAACTGGTCGCAGCTTTAACATCACCGCCTTTATGGGTATGGTAGTCCTGGCGGGAATAGTGGTCAACAACGCCATCGTGCTCATCGACTATACCAACCTCCTGCGCCGTCAGGGTATGGAGCGCGAGGAGGCTCTTCTTGTGGCGGGAGCCCGGCGTCTGCGTCCCATCCTGATGACCGCCCTGACTACAGTACTGGGGATGCTGCCCCTGACCCTGGGTTTGGGCGAAGGCGCCGAGTACCAGGCCCCCATGGCCACCGTGATCGTGGGAGGGCTGCTTACCTCCACCGTGCTTACCCTGGTGGTGGTACCGGTAGCGTATAGCTGGCTCGAGGATGTGGGCGCGAGATTCAGGCGACGGCGTACGGCCTGA
- a CDS encoding SdpI family protein — MAINHYDREGYRVSWETVKRDWPLWALLVALLAFAVWAYPQLPELMPSHWNLRGEVDDYVGKAWGAFFFPALIAGIYLGMLLLPLADPRRNNYGRFTGVYTWFRWLLVLFFSAVYLVTILYALGFPMDVGRVIQVGISLLFLLLGNFLGQVRHNYFVGVRTPWTLADEEVWAKTHRFTGRLFVLAGLAGLVTVFGAPRSLAFAVTVGGILAAALAGTIYSYLLFAAKRSSP, encoded by the coding sequence ATGGCCATCAATCACTATGATCGCGAGGGATACCGCGTCTCCTGGGAGACCGTAAAGCGGGACTGGCCCCTGTGGGCGCTCCTGGTGGCGTTGCTTGCCTTTGCCGTGTGGGCCTACCCGCAGCTTCCCGAGCTCATGCCCAGTCACTGGAACCTGCGCGGAGAGGTGGACGACTATGTAGGCAAGGCCTGGGGGGCCTTCTTCTTTCCCGCCCTGATTGCGGGCATCTACCTGGGGATGCTGCTCCTGCCTCTGGCCGACCCGCGGCGAAACAATTATGGTAGATTTACCGGCGTGTATACCTGGTTCCGTTGGCTTCTGGTGCTGTTTTTCTCTGCCGTATACCTGGTTACCATCCTTTACGCCCTGGGCTTCCCCATGGACGTGGGGCGGGTCATCCAGGTGGGGATAAGCCTTCTCTTCCTGCTCCTGGGGAACTTCCTGGGCCAGGTGCGGCACAACTACTTCGTAGGCGTGCGCACGCCCTGGACCCTGGCCGACGAAGAAGTATGGGCGAAGACGCACCGCTTCACCGGAAGGCTATTCGTGCTGGCCGGTTTGGCGGGCCTGGTCACCGTGTTCGGGGCGCCGCGATCGCTGGCCTTTGCCGTAACCGTGGGGGGGATACTGGCCGCGGCGCTGGCCGGCACGATCTATTCCTACCTGCTTTTCGCCGCCAAGAGGTCTTCCCCCTAG
- a CDS encoding BON domain-containing protein gives MSKKDRRRGNYREPETLADTHRPAGPPQSRESASQKAQLESEKRQGTRKDVKRQMSYKTGRAEWDEKAQLETSRTADPAQELLDADKDLRGYGLKAEVRGSRAIISGVVDTLAEKQRAEELVRQIPGVQEVESAIALSTDGPIDDRAVAREVRQELAAAPGVDRRRVGAEVHAGTAVLKGTVYDKQEARTAARAAAKARGVRRVVSHLRPPEPEDELEHLFHQQVRNDGEQL, from the coding sequence ATGTCCAAGAAGGATCGCCGCCGAGGAAACTACCGGGAGCCTGAGACTCTTGCCGACACCCACCGGCCGGCAGGTCCGCCCCAGAGCCGAGAATCTGCCTCCCAAAAGGCACAACTGGAAAGCGAGAAGCGGCAAGGCACCCGCAAGGACGTTAAGCGGCAGATGAGCTACAAGACCGGCCGCGCGGAATGGGACGAAAAGGCTCAACTGGAGACCTCTCGCACCGCCGACCCCGCCCAGGAACTCCTGGATGCCGATAAGGACCTTCGAGGATACGGGCTGAAGGCCGAGGTCCGCGGCTCTCGCGCTATCATAAGCGGAGTGGTGGACACCCTGGCCGAAAAACAACGGGCGGAAGAGCTGGTGCGGCAGATACCCGGGGTGCAGGAGGTGGAAAGTGCGATCGCCCTGAGTACGGACGGGCCGATCGACGATCGCGCCGTGGCCCGCGAAGTGCGGCAGGAGTTGGCGGCCGCACCGGGAGTGGACCGTCGCCGCGTGGGCGCGGAAGTACACGCGGGCACCGCCGTGCTCAAGGGAACCGTTTACGATAAACAGGAAGCCCGGACGGCGGCCCGGGCCGCCGCCAAGGCCCGGGGGGTGCGCCGGGTGGTTAGTCACCTGCGGCCGCCCGAACCGGAAGACGAACTCGAGCACCTCTTCCACCAGCAGGTGCGCAACGACGGCGAGCAGCTGTAG
- a CDS encoding autorepressor SdpR family transcription factor — protein sequence MVQLSLVFKCLSDPTRREILRLLRRRDLTAGEIAEHFPISKPSVSHHLGMLKQANLVLDERRGQNIVYSLNTTVFQEALAWLLDTLDRKD from the coding sequence ATGGTTCAGCTCAGCCTGGTATTCAAGTGCCTCTCCGACCCCACCCGCCGCGAGATCTTGAGGCTCCTGCGCCGGCGTGACCTGACGGCCGGGGAGATCGCGGAGCACTTTCCCATCAGCAAGCCGAGCGTCAGCCATCACCTGGGGATGCTTAAGCAGGCAAACCTGGTACTGGACGAACGGCGCGGCCAAAATATCGTTTACTCTCTAAACACTACCGTGTTTCAAGAGGCCCTGGCCTGGTTGCTGGATACGTTAGATAGAAAGGACTAG